The following are encoded in a window of Sphaerisporangium siamense genomic DNA:
- a CDS encoding response regulator transcription factor: MIRVFLLDDHEVVRRGVAALLNTEDDIEVIGEAGTAESAIARIPALRPDVAVLDVRLPDGSGVDVCREVRSRLPGLACLMLTSFADDDALFDAVMAGASGYVLKQIHGSDLVGAVRTVAAGQSLLDPQTTAAMLQRLRDQAARKDPLAALSDQERHILELIGEGLTNRQIGERLFLAEKTVKNYVSNLLGKLSMQRRTQAAALAARMKAERHE; this comes from the coding sequence ATGATTCGCGTATTCCTTCTCGATGACCACGAGGTCGTCCGGCGGGGCGTCGCCGCCCTGCTGAACACCGAGGACGACATCGAGGTGATCGGCGAGGCCGGCACGGCCGAGTCGGCCATCGCGCGCATCCCGGCGCTGCGGCCCGACGTGGCCGTCCTCGACGTCCGCCTGCCCGACGGCAGCGGCGTCGACGTGTGCCGCGAGGTGCGCTCACGGCTGCCGGGGCTGGCGTGCCTGATGCTCACCTCCTTCGCCGACGACGACGCCCTGTTCGACGCCGTCATGGCGGGGGCCTCGGGGTACGTGCTCAAGCAGATCCACGGCTCGGACCTGGTCGGCGCGGTCCGCACGGTCGCGGCGGGCCAGTCCCTGCTCGACCCGCAGACCACCGCCGCGATGCTGCAGCGGCTGCGCGACCAGGCCGCCAGGAAGGACCCCCTGGCCGCGCTGTCGGACCAGGAGCGCCACATCCTCGAACTCATCGGCGAGGGGCTGACCAACCGGCAGATCGGCGAGCGGCTGTTCCTCGCCGAGAAGACCGTGAAGAACTACGTGTCGAACCTGCTGGGCAAGCTCAGCATGCAGCGCCGCACGCAGGCCGCCGCCCTGGCGGCGCGGATGAAGGCGGAACGGCACGAGTGA
- a CDS encoding pyridoxamine 5'-phosphate oxidase family protein, which yields MKLDTAGLRVLTREECLHLFTLTPVGRIVFTDRALPSVQPVNFLLHGDDIVIRTSAGSKLAAATRNAVVAFEVDEIDVTTRTGWSVTAVGHARAVTDPAEIERLSALPLVRWVPGDQDHFIVVRAEQVSGRRIV from the coding sequence ATGAAACTCGATACGGCCGGGCTGCGGGTCCTCACCCGTGAGGAGTGCCTTCACCTGTTCACGCTGACGCCGGTCGGACGCATCGTCTTCACCGACCGCGCCCTGCCGAGCGTCCAGCCCGTCAACTTCCTCCTGCACGGCGACGACATCGTGATCCGCACGTCGGCCGGGTCCAAGCTCGCCGCCGCCACCCGCAACGCCGTGGTGGCCTTCGAGGTCGACGAGATCGACGTGACGACCCGCACGGGCTGGTCCGTGACCGCCGTCGGGCACGCCCGCGCGGTGACCGACCCGGCCGAGATCGAACGCCTCTCGGCGTTGCCGCTGGTCCGGTGGGTGCCGGGCGATCAGGACCATTTCATCGTGGTGCGCGCCGAGCAGGTCTCCGGCCGGCGAATCGTCTGA
- a CDS encoding sensor histidine kinase, giving the protein MSSGEPSSLVPSMRLDELLAELQTRLEAVLATRDRVHALLEAVVSVGSDLQLETVLRRIVETATRLVDAGYGALGVIGEESTLLEFIPVGLSEEEIARIEHWPHGLGLLGLLIKEPAPLRLAAISDHPESYGFPPGHPPMRSFLGVPLRVRDEVFGNLYLTEKRGGAEFDEEDQAVVTALATAAGVAIENARLYEETRRREIWLQASSEVTTTLLTGAGVDEVLSQVARHVQEMADADVTTILFPSADGKTLRVGIAEGAEDLVGAEVPVEGSLPGAAYAAGEPYTAGDVGDVGTVGFHMSDEVESGPAAAVPLGAAGSVRGVLALGKRPGRLPFSPSMLRMLHAFAGQAAIALELATARKDAERLGLLEDRDRIAKDLHDVVIQRLFAVAMTLMSAVRLVERPEASTRVRHAVDELDETIRQIRSTIFALQTPPDLADPGLRARVVALVEGARGHLGFMPGLRMEGQLDNDVPAPIADQLLAVLQEALSNLVRHAKASKADVAARVDAGRVVLVVQDNGVGLPAEGRRSGLRNLQERAERLGGTFVAESPAEGGTRLVWDVPLK; this is encoded by the coding sequence ATGAGCAGTGGTGAGCCGAGTTCCCTCGTCCCCAGCATGCGGCTGGACGAGCTGCTGGCCGAACTTCAGACCAGGCTGGAAGCCGTCCTCGCCACCCGCGACCGGGTGCACGCGCTGCTGGAGGCCGTCGTCTCCGTCGGCAGCGACCTGCAACTGGAGACGGTGCTGCGCCGCATCGTCGAGACCGCGACCCGCCTGGTCGACGCGGGTTACGGCGCGCTCGGCGTGATCGGCGAAGAGAGCACGCTGCTGGAGTTCATCCCGGTCGGGCTGTCCGAAGAGGAGATCGCCCGCATCGAGCACTGGCCGCACGGCCTCGGCCTGCTCGGCCTGCTGATCAAGGAACCGGCGCCGCTGCGGCTCGCCGCCATCTCCGACCATCCCGAGTCCTACGGCTTCCCGCCCGGCCACCCGCCGATGAGGTCCTTCCTCGGCGTGCCGCTCCGGGTGCGCGACGAGGTCTTCGGCAACCTTTACCTCACCGAGAAGCGCGGCGGGGCGGAGTTCGACGAGGAGGACCAGGCGGTCGTCACCGCCCTGGCCACCGCCGCCGGCGTCGCCATCGAGAACGCCCGCCTGTACGAGGAGACGCGCCGCAGGGAGATCTGGCTCCAGGCGTCCTCCGAGGTCACCACCACCCTGCTCACCGGCGCGGGGGTGGACGAGGTGCTGAGCCAGGTCGCCCGGCACGTCCAGGAGATGGCCGACGCCGACGTCACCACGATCCTCTTCCCGTCCGCGGACGGGAAGACGCTGCGCGTCGGGATCGCCGAGGGCGCCGAGGACCTGGTGGGCGCCGAGGTCCCCGTCGAGGGCTCGCTGCCGGGCGCGGCGTACGCGGCGGGGGAGCCGTACACGGCCGGCGACGTGGGCGACGTGGGCACGGTCGGCTTCCACATGTCCGACGAGGTGGAATCAGGGCCCGCGGCGGCGGTGCCGCTCGGCGCCGCCGGGTCGGTGCGCGGCGTGCTCGCGCTGGGCAAGCGGCCGGGCCGGCTGCCGTTCTCCCCGTCGATGCTGCGCATGCTGCACGCCTTCGCGGGCCAGGCGGCCATCGCGCTGGAGCTGGCGACGGCACGCAAGGACGCCGAGCGCCTGGGCCTGCTGGAAGACCGCGACCGCATCGCCAAGGACCTGCACGACGTCGTGATCCAGCGCCTGTTCGCGGTCGCGATGACGCTGATGAGCGCGGTGCGGCTGGTCGAGCGCCCCGAGGCGTCCACCCGGGTGCGGCACGCCGTCGACGAGCTGGACGAGACGATCCGCCAGATCCGCTCCACGATCTTCGCGCTCCAGACGCCACCGGACCTCGCCGATCCCGGCCTGCGGGCCCGGGTCGTGGCGCTCGTGGAGGGCGCGCGGGGTCACCTGGGGTTCATGCCGGGGCTGCGCATGGAGGGGCAGCTCGACAACGACGTGCCCGCGCCGATCGCCGACCAGCTTCTCGCCGTCCTCCAAGAGGCGCTGTCGAACCTGGTGCGGCACGCCAAGGCGTCGAAGGCGGACGTCGCCGCGCGGGTGGACGCCGGACGCGTCGTGCTCGTCGTCCAGGACAACGGGGTCGGCCTGCCCGCGGAGGGGCGCCGCAGCGGCCTGCGCAACCTGCAGGAGCGGGCGGAGCGGCTCGGCGGGACGTTCGTCGCCGAGTCCCCGGCCGAGGGCGGGACGCGGCTGGTCTGGGACGTTCCCCTTAAATGA
- a CDS encoding DoxX family membrane protein, translated as MMATINGRHSVSDLPVMDASSSRGAGYVWAIARIALGWVFLWAFLDKTFGLGFSTPGDRAWIEGGSPTTGFLKGTGENTLGDLFSGLAGQAWVDWLFMIGLLGVGVALILGAGLRIAAVAGGLMMVLMWAAELPLTTNPFMDEHLVYAVVLAGLALVSAGDTLGVGRWWGATPLVRKYPVLK; from the coding sequence ATGATGGCCACCATCAACGGACGGCACTCCGTCTCCGACCTTCCCGTCATGGACGCCTCCTCTTCCCGCGGCGCCGGATACGTCTGGGCCATCGCCCGCATCGCCCTCGGCTGGGTCTTCCTCTGGGCCTTCCTCGACAAGACCTTCGGCCTGGGCTTCTCGACCCCCGGCGACCGCGCCTGGATCGAGGGCGGCAGCCCGACCACCGGCTTCCTCAAGGGCACCGGCGAGAACACCCTCGGCGACCTCTTCTCCGGCCTCGCCGGGCAGGCGTGGGTCGACTGGCTCTTCATGATCGGCCTGCTCGGCGTCGGCGTCGCGCTGATCCTCGGCGCCGGCCTGCGGATCGCCGCCGTCGCCGGCGGGCTCATGATGGTGCTGATGTGGGCGGCCGAGCTTCCCCTCACCACCAACCCCTTCATGGACGAGCACCTCGTCTACGCGGTCGTGCTGGCCGGCCTGGCGCTGGTCTCGGCCGGCGACACCCTCGGCGTCGGCCGCTGGTGGGGCGCCACCCCGCTGGTGCGCAAGTACCCCGTCCTCAAGTGA
- a CDS encoding Acg family FMN-binding oxidoreductase, which translates to MRTKEELRAAVEAAVWAPSPHNTQPWSFALEEGEISLRSDTDRLLRVADAAGRELLLGCGAALFNIRTALRAMGHRPVVRVLPDPDRPALLATVRLGPDEEADEDVRVMNAEIPRRRTHRAGFLPDPVSGDLLDTLVGEARAEGARLTPVGSEAAARILAAVTAAAQDVQARDRAFTLEIVRWGRPPGSRHMDGVPADAYPGEPGRTWPHFAQRDYTAGRAWGTGEDRQEAVETGVVALLTTPGDAPEDWIAAGQALQRVLLRASAHDVTAAFHTQALENHHLREFVRHELCSGEFPQMILRLGHAPGRTRGVRRPLGEVLQESEGPEDDGTSVPEG; encoded by the coding sequence ATGCGTACGAAAGAGGAGCTGCGCGCCGCGGTGGAGGCCGCGGTCTGGGCCCCGTCGCCGCACAACACGCAGCCGTGGAGCTTCGCGCTGGAGGAAGGCGAGATCAGCCTGCGGTCCGACACCGACCGCCTGCTGCGCGTCGCCGACGCCGCGGGCAGGGAGCTGCTGCTCGGCTGCGGCGCGGCGCTGTTCAACATCCGCACGGCCCTGCGGGCGATGGGGCACCGGCCGGTCGTCCGCGTCCTGCCCGACCCCGACCGTCCCGCCCTGCTGGCGACCGTGCGGCTCGGCCCCGACGAGGAGGCCGACGAGGACGTGCGCGTGATGAACGCCGAGATCCCGCGCCGCCGCACGCACCGCGCGGGGTTCCTCCCCGACCCGGTCTCCGGCGACCTGCTGGACACCCTGGTCGGCGAGGCGCGGGCCGAGGGCGCGCGGCTGACCCCGGTGGGCTCGGAGGCCGCGGCGCGGATCCTGGCGGCCGTCACCGCCGCGGCGCAGGACGTCCAGGCGCGGGACCGCGCGTTCACCCTGGAGATCGTCCGCTGGGGCCGCCCGCCGGGCAGCCGGCACATGGACGGGGTGCCCGCCGACGCCTACCCCGGCGAGCCGGGGCGCACGTGGCCGCACTTCGCCCAGCGCGACTACACGGCCGGGCGCGCCTGGGGCACCGGCGAGGACCGGCAGGAGGCGGTGGAGACGGGCGTCGTCGCGCTGCTCACCACGCCCGGCGACGCGCCGGAGGACTGGATCGCGGCCGGGCAGGCGCTGCAGCGCGTGCTGCTGCGCGCCTCCGCCCACGACGTGACCGCCGCGTTCCACACCCAGGCGCTGGAGAACCACCACCTGCGGGAGTTCGTCAGGCACGAGCTGTGCTCGGGGGAGTTTCCGCAGATGATCCTGCGTCTCGGCCACGCGCCCGGCCGCACGCGCGGCGTGCGGCGCCCGCTGGGCGAGGTTCTGCAAGAGTCCGAAGGTCCCGAGGATGACGGGACTTCGGTGCCGGAGGGGTGA
- a CDS encoding bifunctional acetate--CoA ligase family protein/GNAT family N-acetyltransferase produces the protein MSEECDVLLRDGGIAHVRPLAPGDRAALHDLVDRTSERSAYLRFFTGGRGTARAHMDRITGPGHEGRVLLATVRDRPAAIAEYTPAADPSVAEMAILIDDAAQGQGLGTLLLEHLAVRAAEAGVRELVGEVLAENRAMLGVLRDLGLPVDLHFDGGLVHLRIGLDPDDRLLDRVAARDHQAERASLARVLAPASIAVVGAGRDPSGAGHKVLRNLLDGGFPGPVYPVNPKAARVAGVTAYPDLGAVPGPVDLAVIAVPAPAVLDVARDCAAAGVKGLVVLTAGFAENGGRAAERALVAICRSAGMRMIGPNCLGIVNTAARMNATFLTAPVTEGSVAVLSQSGAVGAALLDRLPVSSFVSVGNKADVSGNDLLDHWEDDEATRVIALYLESFGNPRKFARIAARVGRRKPVLLVKSGRSGAGDRAVASHTAAAATPDVAVDALVRAAGVIRLDGVRDLLDTARLLTAQPLPAGRRVAIVGNSGGPEAMTADACEREGLVVPEPALSGSLAGRVPAAAALGNPVDLTADASAEEIGLAVESALARPDVDAVLIVYTPPFGSGLEATAKAVAEAARGSGKTVVACVMGQDGTIEDSAPAVPVYAFPEQAVQALARAAAYAEWLRTPPDRVEGASIEADRAAKEIVRAELVARPEGGWLDPDATERLLRAFGVSVAESVTVEGPWAAGEAAAEFGTPVVLKATGLVHKSDVGGVRVGLATPGEVRQAYREMAAEVGPAMTGAIVQRMVPPGVEIIVGGVNYPAFGPLLMTGMGGVTADLLADRAFRVPPVSADTAAEMIADLRCSPLLYGYRGGPRCDTAALAGQITRVGRLLDALPEVAELDLNPVIVTPAGAVAVDARVRLAPCAPAPSPYARRLR, from the coding sequence ATGTCCGAGGAATGCGACGTCCTGCTCAGAGACGGCGGCATCGCCCACGTGCGCCCACTGGCGCCGGGCGACCGCGCCGCGCTCCACGACCTCGTCGACCGGACCTCGGAACGCTCCGCCTACCTGCGCTTCTTCACCGGCGGCCGGGGGACCGCGCGCGCCCACATGGACCGGATCACCGGCCCCGGCCACGAGGGCCGCGTGCTGCTGGCGACCGTCCGCGACCGCCCCGCCGCCATCGCCGAGTACACGCCCGCCGCCGACCCGTCGGTCGCGGAGATGGCGATCCTGATCGACGACGCCGCCCAGGGGCAAGGGCTCGGCACGCTGCTGCTGGAGCACCTGGCCGTCCGCGCCGCGGAGGCAGGGGTGAGGGAGCTGGTCGGCGAGGTGCTCGCCGAGAACCGCGCGATGCTCGGCGTGCTCCGCGACCTCGGCCTGCCGGTGGACCTCCATTTCGACGGTGGCCTGGTGCACCTGCGGATCGGGCTGGACCCCGATGACCGGTTGCTGGACCGCGTGGCGGCCCGCGACCACCAGGCCGAGCGGGCGTCGCTGGCCCGCGTGCTCGCCCCCGCGTCCATCGCCGTGGTCGGCGCGGGCCGCGACCCGTCCGGCGCCGGGCACAAGGTGCTGCGCAACCTCCTCGACGGAGGCTTCCCCGGCCCGGTCTACCCGGTGAACCCGAAGGCGGCGCGGGTGGCCGGGGTCACGGCGTACCCGGACCTGGGCGCGGTGCCCGGCCCGGTGGACCTGGCCGTGATCGCCGTGCCCGCGCCCGCCGTCCTGGACGTGGCCAGGGACTGTGCGGCGGCGGGGGTCAAGGGCCTCGTCGTGCTGACGGCCGGGTTCGCCGAGAACGGCGGGCGCGCCGCCGAGCGCGCGCTGGTGGCGATCTGCCGGTCGGCGGGCATGCGGATGATCGGCCCGAACTGCCTGGGCATCGTCAACACCGCGGCCCGAATGAACGCGACCTTCCTCACCGCGCCCGTGACCGAGGGAAGCGTCGCGGTGCTGTCGCAGTCCGGCGCGGTGGGCGCGGCGCTGCTGGACCGGCTGCCGGTGTCCTCGTTCGTCTCGGTCGGCAACAAGGCCGACGTGAGCGGCAACGACCTGCTCGACCACTGGGAGGACGACGAGGCGACCCGCGTCATCGCGCTCTACCTGGAGTCGTTCGGCAACCCCCGCAAGTTCGCGAGGATCGCCGCGCGCGTCGGCCGCCGCAAACCGGTGCTGCTGGTCAAGAGCGGCCGGTCCGGGGCCGGCGACCGCGCGGTCGCCTCGCACACCGCGGCCGCCGCCACGCCCGACGTCGCGGTGGACGCGCTGGTGCGCGCGGCCGGGGTGATCCGCCTGGACGGCGTGCGCGACCTGCTCGACACGGCGAGGCTCCTGACCGCCCAGCCGCTGCCCGCCGGGCGCAGGGTCGCCATCGTCGGCAACTCGGGCGGGCCGGAGGCCATGACCGCGGACGCCTGCGAGCGCGAAGGGCTGGTCGTGCCCGAGCCGGCCCTGTCCGGGAGCCTCGCCGGGCGGGTGCCCGCCGCGGCGGCGCTCGGCAACCCGGTGGACCTGACCGCCGACGCCTCGGCGGAGGAGATCGGGCTGGCCGTGGAGAGCGCGCTGGCCCGGCCGGACGTCGACGCCGTGCTGATCGTCTACACCCCGCCCTTCGGGTCCGGGCTGGAGGCCACGGCCAAGGCCGTCGCCGAGGCCGCCCGCGGCAGCGGGAAGACCGTGGTGGCCTGCGTGATGGGCCAGGACGGCACGATCGAGGACAGCGCCCCCGCCGTCCCCGTCTACGCCTTCCCCGAGCAGGCCGTCCAGGCGCTGGCCCGCGCCGCCGCGTACGCCGAGTGGCTGCGCACCCCGCCCGACCGGGTCGAGGGCGCCTCCATCGAGGCCGACCGGGCGGCCAAGGAGATCGTGCGCGCCGAGCTCGTGGCCCGCCCCGAGGGCGGCTGGCTGGACCCGGACGCGACGGAGCGGCTGCTCCGCGCGTTCGGCGTGTCCGTCGCCGAGTCGGTCACCGTGGAGGGCCCGTGGGCGGCGGGCGAGGCCGCGGCGGAGTTCGGGACGCCCGTCGTGCTCAAGGCGACGGGGCTCGTGCACAAGAGCGACGTCGGCGGCGTGCGCGTGGGTCTCGCCACGCCCGGCGAGGTGCGCCAGGCGTACCGCGAGATGGCGGCGGAGGTCGGGCCGGCGATGACCGGCGCGATCGTGCAGCGCATGGTCCCCCCGGGCGTCGAGATCATCGTCGGCGGCGTCAACTACCCGGCGTTCGGCCCGCTGCTCATGACCGGCATGGGCGGCGTCACCGCCGACCTGCTCGCCGACCGCGCCTTCCGTGTCCCGCCGGTCAGCGCCGACACCGCGGCCGAGATGATCGCCGACCTGCGCTGCTCCCCGCTCCTGTACGGCTACCGCGGCGGCCCGCGGTGCGACACCGCCGCCCTCGCCGGCCAGATCACCCGGGTCGGCCGGCTCCTGGACGCGCTGCCCGAGGTCGCCGAGCTGGACCTCAACCCCGTCATCGTCACCCCCGCCGGCGCCGTCGCCGTGGACGCCCGCGTCCGCCTCGCCCCCTGCGCCCCCGCGCCGTCGCCCTACGCCCGCCGCCTCCGCTGA
- a CDS encoding CBS domain-containing protein, which translates to MTIEVRNVMGRVAIAVHQDAPFSEIVATMRKYAVGAVTVIDRDRRPVGVVSQDDLLLKEIEPGHAFPAPLLTRTRRLDRRKAAGVRAGELMTAPAVTVTPGTPVRDAARLMHERHVEQLPVIDPVTGRIAGTVHRSDLLRVFERPEADLRDDIVSVVRDEIGLDPATLDIGLADGVVTIAGEAERPSQISALLYAVRHVDGVIAVVSRLTCPPWQEEAVRLPLL; encoded by the coding sequence ATGACGATCGAAGTCAGGAACGTGATGGGACGTGTGGCGATCGCCGTCCACCAGGACGCGCCGTTCTCCGAGATCGTGGCCACGATGAGGAAGTACGCCGTCGGGGCCGTCACGGTCATCGACCGTGACCGCCGTCCGGTGGGCGTGGTCTCCCAGGACGACCTGCTGCTCAAGGAGATCGAGCCCGGGCACGCGTTCCCGGCTCCCCTGCTCACGCGCACGCGGCGGCTCGACCGGCGCAAGGCCGCGGGCGTGCGCGCGGGCGAGCTGATGACCGCCCCCGCCGTCACGGTCACCCCGGGGACGCCGGTCAGGGACGCCGCCCGCCTGATGCACGAACGGCACGTCGAGCAGCTCCCGGTCATCGACCCCGTGACCGGCAGGATCGCCGGCACCGTCCACCGGTCCGACCTGCTGCGGGTCTTCGAACGCCCGGAGGCCGACCTGCGCGACGACATCGTCTCGGTCGTCCGCGACGAGATCGGGCTCGACCCCGCCACCCTGGACATCGGCCTCGCCGACGGCGTCGTCACCATCGCCGGCGAGGCGGAGCGCCCCTCCCAGATCTCCGCGCTGCTGTACGCGGTGCGGCACGTGGACGGCGTCATCGCGGTGGTGTCCCGCCTGACCTGCCCGCCCTGGCAGGAGGAGGCCGTACGTCTTCCGCTGCTGTGA
- a CDS encoding DsbA family oxidoreductase, protein MKVQIWADVICPWCGIGRHRLKAALERFEHADEVEVVHRSFQLDPGAPVGVSRPVAEMLTAKYGMDPAQVAAMNARVEELAHAEGLKPYIVADNVVGGTALAHEFLAHATAHGLHTRAWDHVFSAYWGEARPVFTVDALVSLGEEIGLDPAGTREALTDRRHRSQVEQEQAEARALGATGVPFTVVGDRYGLAGAQDPDTVLDVLRRAWNGAHQA, encoded by the coding sequence GTGAAGGTGCAGATCTGGGCGGACGTCATCTGCCCGTGGTGCGGCATCGGCCGTCACCGGCTCAAGGCGGCGCTGGAGCGGTTCGAGCACGCGGACGAGGTCGAGGTGGTCCACCGCTCCTTCCAGCTCGACCCCGGCGCGCCCGTCGGCGTCTCACGGCCGGTGGCCGAGATGCTCACCGCCAAGTACGGCATGGACCCGGCCCAGGTGGCCGCGATGAACGCGCGCGTGGAGGAGCTGGCCCACGCCGAAGGGCTCAAGCCGTACATCGTGGCCGACAACGTGGTGGGCGGCACCGCGCTCGCCCACGAGTTCCTCGCGCACGCCACCGCGCACGGCCTGCACACCCGGGCGTGGGACCACGTCTTCAGCGCCTACTGGGGCGAGGCCCGTCCCGTGTTCACCGTCGACGCGCTGGTTTCGCTCGGCGAGGAGATCGGCCTGGACCCGGCGGGCACCCGCGAGGCCCTCACCGACCGCCGCCACCGCTCGCAGGTCGAGCAGGAGCAGGCCGAAGCCCGGGCCCTCGGCGCGACCGGAGTCCCCTTCACCGTCGTCGGCGACCGCTACGGCCTCGCCGGCGCCCAGGACCCCGACACCGTCCTCGACGTCCTGCGACGGGCTTGGAACGGCGCTCACCAGGCATGA
- the cseB gene encoding two-component system response regulator CseB, with the protein MTSILLVEDDDVIRKTVAMALERYGYRLATAADGLGGLEAFLAGGHDLLVLDVMLPGLDGIGLCRRIRESSQVPILMMSARGDSLDVVSGLEAGADDYVVKPVDIPVLVARIRSLLRRATTPAPLSGVLTFGELTVDPAALEVRLGGRAVELAPTELRLLLEFAANPGIVLERATLLRTVWDYGWDGDSRVVDLCVQRLRKKIGADRIETVRGFGYKLRRS; encoded by the coding sequence GTGACCTCCATCCTGCTCGTCGAGGACGACGACGTGATCCGCAAGACCGTCGCGATGGCCCTGGAGCGGTACGGCTACCGTCTCGCCACCGCCGCCGACGGTCTGGGCGGCCTGGAGGCCTTCCTGGCGGGCGGCCACGACCTGCTCGTGCTCGACGTGATGCTCCCCGGGCTGGACGGCATCGGCCTGTGCCGCAGGATCAGGGAGTCCAGCCAGGTGCCGATCCTGATGATGTCGGCGCGCGGCGACTCGCTGGACGTGGTGTCGGGGCTGGAGGCCGGGGCCGACGACTACGTCGTCAAGCCCGTCGACATCCCGGTGCTGGTCGCCCGGATCAGGTCGCTGCTGCGCCGCGCCACCACACCCGCGCCCCTGTCCGGCGTGCTCACGTTCGGTGAGCTGACCGTGGACCCGGCCGCGCTGGAGGTACGGCTCGGCGGACGGGCGGTCGAGCTGGCGCCGACCGAGCTGCGGCTGCTCCTGGAGTTCGCGGCCAACCCCGGGATCGTGCTGGAGCGCGCCACCCTGCTCCGCACCGTGTGGGACTACGGGTGGGACGGCGACAGCCGCGTCGTCGACCTGTGCGTGCAGCGGCTGCGCAAGAAGATCGGCGCCGACCGTATCGAGACCGTGCGCGGGTTCGGCTACAAACTGCGCCGGTCATGA
- a CDS encoding sensor histidine kinase — protein MRHVSLRWKVAALITLACCAVAAVVGALVHRTTLERAMWLGEARALESAETIAKDYRAGAPAEASAPWTEWIKSPDDLPPPLRERLAAASSTAWPSSATWYDDRNPEQPWMWAAQRVDGGRVATSRIEMGSERLRLRALDRAMVRAALTALVVVVPVSVGLAELANRRLRRVAVTARRIADGDLDARVGGKGHATGPRGLARWAGSDEIAGISAAVDSMAASLQYRLLAEQRFTADVAHDLRTPLMGMLAAAELLDDGEAADLVRDRLRVLRALVEDLLEVSRLDAGAEVAERIRVPLAELAERSAARVGVDARVVASGDPVAETDPRRLDRIVANLVLNACRHGEPPVEITVEDHAIEVRDHGPGFPPELLSDGPRRFRTGAAERGRGHGLGLTIALGQAGVIGADLTLANAHDGGAVATLRLPRRAPESPR, from the coding sequence ATGAGGCACGTCTCGCTGCGCTGGAAGGTCGCGGCCCTGATCACTTTGGCGTGCTGCGCGGTCGCGGCCGTCGTCGGCGCGCTCGTCCACCGCACGACCCTTGAGCGCGCGATGTGGCTGGGCGAGGCGCGGGCACTGGAGTCGGCCGAGACGATCGCCAAGGACTACCGCGCGGGCGCCCCCGCCGAGGCGTCCGCCCCGTGGACCGAATGGATCAAGTCACCGGACGACCTGCCCCCGCCCCTGCGCGAGCGACTCGCCGCGGCGTCGTCCACGGCCTGGCCGTCGTCCGCCACCTGGTACGACGACAGGAACCCCGAACAGCCGTGGATGTGGGCGGCGCAGCGGGTGGACGGCGGCCGCGTCGCCACCTCCCGGATCGAGATGGGCTCGGAGCGGCTCAGGCTGCGCGCCCTCGACCGCGCCATGGTCCGGGCCGCGCTGACCGCGCTCGTCGTCGTGGTGCCGGTCTCCGTGGGCCTGGCCGAGCTCGCCAACCGGCGGCTGCGGCGCGTCGCCGTCACCGCCCGCAGGATCGCGGACGGCGACCTGGACGCCCGCGTCGGCGGGAAGGGGCACGCCACCGGCCCGCGCGGCCTGGCGCGCTGGGCCGGGTCCGACGAGATCGCCGGCATCTCCGCCGCCGTGGACTCCATGGCGGCGAGCCTTCAGTACCGGTTGCTGGCCGAGCAGCGGTTCACCGCCGACGTCGCCCACGACCTGCGTACCCCGCTGATGGGCATGCTCGCCGCGGCCGAGCTGCTGGACGACGGCGAGGCCGCCGATCTGGTGCGCGACCGCCTGCGCGTGCTGCGCGCGCTGGTCGAGGACCTGCTGGAGGTGTCCCGGCTGGACGCGGGCGCCGAGGTGGCCGAGCGGATCCGGGTGCCGCTGGCCGAGCTGGCCGAACGGTCCGCGGCCCGCGTGGGGGTGGACGCGCGTGTGGTGGCCTCGGGCGACCCGGTGGCCGAGACCGACCCGCGCCGTCTGGACAGGATCGTCGCCAACCTCGTCCTGAACGCCTGCCGCCACGGCGAGCCGCCCGTGGAGATCACGGTGGAGGACCATGCGATCGAGGTGCGCGACCACGGGCCGGGTTTCCCTCCGGAGCTGCTGAGCGACGGCCCGAGACGCTTTCGCACCGGCGCCGCCGAACGCGGTCGCGGCCACGGCCTCGGGCTGACGATCGCGCTGGGCCAGGCCGGCGTCATAGGCGCCGACCTCACCCTGGCCAACGCCCACGACGGCGGCGCCGTCGCCACCCTCCGCCTCCCCCGCCGGGCGCCGGAGTCACCACGCTGA